Genomic segment of Saprospira sp. CCB-QB6:
GTCATTCATCACCCCAGCCGCTAAGCGACCCAATTGCGTTAAAGCATCCGATTGCTCAGAAAGGACTTTGGCTGGTAAATGTGCATGTAGATAGTCCTGTAACAGCTTATCCGATTGAAAGTAGTTTTGACTAAGTCTATGCCCCTGAGGCAAGACGCGATTCTCTTTTTGCATAGTTGATGGAATAAAAGTATGAGGGATTTTTTGGATACCTACAGGGCGCGAAGCGCCCGCAGGCTGAGCGCTGCGGAGCGGGTGGCCGAAGGCCAGACCGAGCTGCCGATAGGCAGCGATGGGCCGAGCAAACCTGCGAGCCCCGAAGCATAGCGACCCGCCTTTAGGCGGGACAGCCCCAAAATATAAAGAAAAGCGCCTAACTAGTGAACTAGCTTGGCGCTTCATATAGCTATCTGGACCTAAGCTTCGAAGGACTTGATGGTCGCTATAATAATGTTGCAGCATTCATCCAATTGCTCTACGGTCATGACCAAAGGAGGCGCAAAACGAATGATGTTGCCATGTGTGGGCTTGGCCAATAAGCCATTTTCCGCCAACTTGACGCAAATGTTCCAGGCTGTTTTGCTGTCGGGGCTGTCATTGATGACTACGGCATTCAATAGGCCTTTTCCACGAACCAAACTAACGAGCTCGCTTTGCTCAACCAATTCCGCCTGAATGCGATCTCTGAACCGCTGGCCCAATGCTCTTGCGTTTTGGGCCAGTTTTTCATCTTTAACGACATCTAGGGCCGCCATAGCTACGGCACAAGCCAAAGGATTACCCCCAAAGGTGCTCCCATGCTGCCCCGGCTGAATCACATCCATGATCTCTTTGTTAGCCAAGACGGCAGAAACGGGATACAAGCCTCCAGAAATGGCCTTACCCAAGATCAAAATGTCAGGCTGCGTATAAGTTTCCTGCTTTTCGCAATGCCCGCCACAACTACAATCGCCGCAGATGCGCAAAAGGCTACCCGTTCTCGCAATCCCCGTCTGAATTTCATCCGCAATGAAAAGAACGTTGCGTTGCTTACAAGCCGCAGCCGCTTTGGGAATAAAATCTTCATCGGGCACAAAGACGCCAGCCTCTCCCTGAATGGGCTCGACCAAAAAGCCAGCTACCCGATCGCCATATTCTTCTAATGCCGCTTCCAAGGCCCCTAAATCATTGTAGGGCACGGAAACAAAACCAGGCGTATAAGGACCAAATTGGCCTTTTGCATCAGGATCAGAAGAAAAGGAGATAATGGTGGTGGTCCGCCCATGAAAATTCTGCCCACAAACGATAATAATCGCCTGATTGGCGGGAATCTGCTTTTTCTCATAACCCCATTTACGGCAAAGCTTAATAGCCGTCTCTACGGCCTCAGCTCCTGAGTTCATCGGCAAAACCTTATCCATGCCAAAGTATTCACTCAAGGTCTTTTCATAGACCCCCAAACGATCGTTGTAAAAGGCTCTGGAGGTTAGGGCCAAGGTATTGGCCTGCTCCATCATGGCCGCCACAATTTTCGGATGAGAGTGGCCCTGATTCACGGCAGAATAAGCCGATAGGAAGTCGTAGTAACGCTTTCCCTCTACATCCCAAACAAATACGCCCTCTCCCTTGGCCAATACCACAGGTAAAGGATGATAGTTGTGGGCCCCATACTCATTTTCTAAGGCCATCAAATCTGCTGAAGATAGTTGATCTTGCATAGCTAGCTGTTTATATTCAATTGTCAGTAAATTTCTTTTTTTTGGGGCTTCCCCGCCCTACGGCGGGTCGCTATGCTTCGGGGCTCGCAGGTTTGCTCGGCCCATCGCTGCCTATCGGCAGCTCGGTCTGGCCTTCGGCCACCCGCTCCGCAGCGCTCAGCCTGCGGGCCCAAGGGCCCTGCTATGGGCAGCCAATCCGCAAGGGACCAAAGTCCAGTTATTGGACTAAGGCAATAAGACGAGCCGGGCCAATTGCCCCCCATAGTCTATAATATAGTTAGTCGCAGGCAATTCCGCTAAGGAAAGGCTAACTTTTGGCCCATTCGGCTGAATGCTCTTTACTAATTGGCCATTCATGCTATAGATACAGAGCTTCGTTCCTGCCCGATAAGCTAAACTTAACTGTAGTTCTCTCGCCTTGGGCAATGGATTGGGCCAAATCTTTAAGGGCTCGGCCTTGACTAATGGCAGCATGCCCAACGGCCGCTGATGAATAATCCCCAAGGCATCTAAATCAAAGCCCGAAGAGGGAAATGGCGTGGGCCAAGGGTCGTTAATGACCCGCCCCTGACTGTCATAGCTCCCATATTCCCCAATATGGCCTACTACATCCACTATACGGACATAGGCTATATTGTTAATGTCTACCCGATTGGAGTCCGCCAATTCCGATAAATCAAAAGGGGTCCCATAGTTCGCCCGGTATTTTCCCGCTAGGTTATGAATTTTTGTTGCCTCCAAGGCCCCAAATCCCCCCACTTGCTGAGCGGTATCAGTTAGGGAAACCGCAGGAAAACGCACATAGTCCACCCCATTGGAACTGACCTCTACAAAAGCCAACTCTAGAAAACTATCGCTAAAGCCGTTTTCAAAGATGGCGAAGTCTGCCCCCGCCCCGTCAATAATGGGGGGATTGATGTAGTAGCTGGCTTGTCCGCCATCTCCAAGGCTAAAGACGGTCCCATCTCCAGCGGGACCAGCCGCAGCAGCGGGCTGCCCGTTGCTCGCCAAACCAAGTTGGGGCTGACTAATATCCTGTGGTCCTCTGCTCCATAGATAAGGAGCCGCTCCCCAATCGGCCCAAAGTACAGAGTCTTTATGCAAGGCCGTACTTCCTGCCTGCCCAGCCGCAGGCGCATACTGCGCATTTAGATTAAAGGATAAAAAAAGAGCGAGGATAAAGCTCCAAGAATAGTTCATCTGTTGTCTATTTTACAATTCTACTCTCAAGACCTCGAAGGCGAGGTTTTGGGCCAAACAATCTACTCTAGAATAAATGCGCTCCAGATGACTGCTATAATTTAAATGTCTATTGGCTACAATTTGCATGCTTCCACTAGGCTTTAGTAGTGGTTTGACGGCCTGAAAAAGGCCCAGACTCACTTCTATATTGTTTTCATGCCCAAAATGAAAAGGCGGATTGCTGAGGACCAAATCTAGACTGCCCGCAGGAATATGCGAGAGATCATCGGTCCAGACCGCCGAGGCATCGGGCAAGTTCAATTGGCTGGAGGCGATGGCTAGGTAAGCATCATCGGTTAATTGGGCCTGCATCTTAGGCGCTCGCTTAAGATATTGATGGGCCAAAATGCCATTGCCGCAAGCGAGGTCCAACAGCTGCCCCTCTTCTTCCTGCACTAACCAGTTTTCTATAAAGAAGCGGCTGCCCTTGTCTACCTGCCTAGCCGAAAAGACCCCATAGTATTGTTGATAGCTATCACTTTCATAATAAATGCTCCGAATCAAGGATTGGCCAGCCAAGGGCTTTTTGCCTCGCATACTCA
This window contains:
- the rocD gene encoding ornithine--oxo-acid transaminase; translated protein: MQDQLSSADLMALENEYGAHNYHPLPVVLAKGEGVFVWDVEGKRYYDFLSAYSAVNQGHSHPKIVAAMMEQANTLALTSRAFYNDRLGVYEKTLSEYFGMDKVLPMNSGAEAVETAIKLCRKWGYEKKQIPANQAIIIVCGQNFHGRTTTIISFSSDPDAKGQFGPYTPGFVSVPYNDLGALEAALEEYGDRVAGFLVEPIQGEAGVFVPDEDFIPKAAAACKQRNVLFIADEIQTGIARTGSLLRICGDCSCGGHCEKQETYTQPDILILGKAISGGLYPVSAVLANKEIMDVIQPGQHGSTFGGNPLACAVAMAALDVVKDEKLAQNARALGQRFRDRIQAELVEQSELVSLVRGKGLLNAVVINDSPDSKTAWNICVKLAENGLLAKPTHGNIIRFAPPLVMTVEQLDECCNIIIATIKSFEA
- a CDS encoding T9SS type A sorting domain-containing protein, encoding MNYSWSFILALFLSFNLNAQYAPAAGQAGSTALHKDSVLWADWGAAPYLWSRGPQDISQPQLGLASNGQPAAAAGPAGDGTVFSLGDGGQASYYINPPIIDGAGADFAIFENGFSDSFLELAFVEVSSNGVDYVRFPAVSLTDTAQQVGGFGALEATKIHNLAGKYRANYGTPFDLSELADSNRVDINNIAYVRIVDVVGHIGEYGSYDSQGRVINDPWPTPFPSSGFDLDALGIIHQRPLGMLPLVKAEPLKIWPNPLPKARELQLSLAYRAGTKLCIYSMNGQLVKSIQPNGPKVSLSLAELPATNYIIDYGGQLARLVLLP
- a CDS encoding class I SAM-dependent methyltransferase — translated: MFQFEFRGRPFKLQRYPQTSNRSLVPVSAAQAYLLRLLEEGELPLTDHPLIYNDRFGAWALALSGWQPQLVPNYASQKKAWTKNFLLNGLDLDQLDYCLPLEQAKACSQALMLVPKSMDLFELQLQQAHQALKEDGAVHAAFMTRHFTPSMLQVAQKYFEQVEQSRAWKKARILSMRGKKPLAGQSLIRSIYYESDSYQQYYGVFSARQVDKGSRFFIENWLVQEEEGQLLDLACGNGILAHQYLKRAPKMQAQLTDDAYLAIASSQLNLPDASAVWTDDLSHIPAGSLDLVLSNPPFHFGHENNIEVSLGLFQAVKPLLKPSGSMQIVANRHLNYSSHLERIYSRVDCLAQNLAFEVLRVEL